A window of the Synechococcus sp. M16.1 genome harbors these coding sequences:
- a CDS encoding Ppx/GppA phosphatase family protein, whose translation MLDAKAPAQPTEQNNGASQAVNADQRRIAAIDIGTNSFHLLVAAVDPKLRTFRIIQAEKATTRLGERDPETGELTEAAMQRGLETLRQFRDLAASHRVEQIVTAATSAVREAPNGRDFLEIILDDLGMEVDLVSGPEEARLIYLGVLSGMPFGDRPHLLLDIGGGSTELILADGRDARALTSTRVGAVRLQRDFVRDDPMPPQRRSFLKAFIQGSLEPAVDKVRRRIKPGETPVLVATSGTAMAIGSLAASEEERPPRKLHGYRVTRQRLDNVVDRLITMTPAQRRELAPINDRRAEIIVPGALILQTTMKMLGVEDFVLSERALREGLIVDWMLRQGLLEDRFSFQSSIRQRTVIHQVQRFAVNQSRAERVASHALSLYDATRGVMHDDSGEGRELLWAAAMLHTCGQHINISAYHKHTWYLIRHGELLGYSEAEHLMVAAIARYHRRSLPKKRHESWQLVATRDNRRCVHQMALLLRLAAALDRRPEPVISALRIHAVKGSLDLEIVPERVNQNVSLEQWSLEGCAEVVKEAVGVNLRVRVQG comes from the coding sequence ATGCTGGATGCCAAGGCCCCAGCCCAGCCAACGGAACAGAACAACGGCGCGTCGCAGGCAGTGAACGCTGATCAGCGTCGGATCGCCGCCATCGATATCGGGACCAATTCCTTTCATCTTCTGGTGGCAGCCGTTGATCCGAAGCTGCGCACGTTTCGGATCATCCAGGCCGAAAAGGCCACCACGCGTCTGGGGGAGCGTGATCCCGAGACCGGTGAGCTGACCGAGGCGGCGATGCAACGGGGGCTGGAAACCCTTCGCCAGTTCAGAGATCTCGCCGCCAGTCACCGGGTTGAGCAGATCGTCACAGCGGCGACGAGTGCCGTTCGAGAAGCACCCAATGGTCGCGATTTCCTCGAGATCATTCTCGACGATCTGGGGATGGAGGTGGATTTGGTCAGCGGCCCCGAGGAGGCCCGGCTGATCTATCTGGGCGTCCTCTCAGGAATGCCGTTTGGAGACCGTCCGCATCTTCTGCTCGACATCGGCGGTGGCTCCACGGAACTGATCCTTGCCGATGGTCGTGATGCCCGCGCCCTGACCAGCACCCGTGTGGGGGCTGTGCGACTCCAGCGGGACTTTGTTCGGGATGATCCGATGCCCCCTCAACGGCGTTCGTTCCTGAAGGCCTTCATTCAGGGGTCGCTTGAACCTGCGGTCGACAAAGTGCGTCGCAGGATCAAACCCGGTGAAACCCCTGTTTTGGTGGCCACCAGCGGCACGGCGATGGCGATTGGCTCCCTTGCGGCGAGTGAAGAGGAGCGCCCCCCCCGCAAATTGCATGGCTACCGGGTCACCCGGCAGCGCCTGGACAACGTGGTTGATCGTTTGATCACGATGACCCCTGCGCAGCGACGGGAGTTGGCTCCCATCAATGATCGTCGGGCCGAAATCATCGTTCCCGGTGCGCTGATCCTGCAAACCACCATGAAGATGCTGGGTGTGGAGGACTTCGTGCTCAGTGAACGGGCGCTCAGAGAAGGTTTGATCGTTGATTGGATGCTTCGCCAGGGTCTTCTGGAAGACCGCTTCAGCTTCCAGAGCAGCATTCGGCAACGCACCGTGATTCATCAGGTGCAGCGCTTTGCGGTGAACCAGAGCAGGGCTGAACGGGTTGCCAGCCATGCCCTAAGCCTCTACGACGCCACGCGAGGCGTGATGCATGACGACAGTGGCGAAGGGCGTGAACTGCTTTGGGCTGCCGCCATGCTCCATACCTGTGGCCAGCACATCAACATCAGCGCATACCACAAGCACACCTGGTACTTGATTCGTCATGGTGAGCTGCTGGGCTATTCCGAGGCGGAGCACCTGATGGTGGCGGCCATTGCCCGCTATCACCGCCGCAGCCTGCCGAAGAAACGCCATGAGTCCTGGCAGCTTGTGGCCACCCGAGACAACCGTCGTTGTGTTCATCAGATGGCCCTGCTGCTGCGCTTGGCCGCGGCTCTGGATCGCAGGCCTGAGCCGGTGATCTCAGCACTCCGCATCCATGCGGTGAAGGGAAGTCTGGATCTGGAGATCGTCCCTGAGCGGGTCAATCAGAACGTCAGCCTTGAACAGTGGAGCTTGGAAGGCTGCGCTGAGGTGGTGAAGGAGGCGGTTGGCGTGAATCTGCGCGTCAGGGTGCAGGGCTGA
- a CDS encoding RodZ family helix-turn-helix domain-containing protein encodes MNERSLADDQGKATGLVEAGRQLAEARAAAGLSQNQLASQLHMGEEQLAALERGDQAELPEPVFIKAMVRRISSHLGLDADAMVQTLGPLTTRPPKRATPGATPRGIAPQNQRTFNPLPLVALAGLAGLGFVVWSNASELTRFAQGLKPANPTLEPSETDLEVTKVADERDALIVPAPPTADLGLTISSSEPSWIALRREGIVEFEGLLNGERRIDNPDLVEIYAGRPDLVQLSSPDAETRTLGAVDDIRWIPLSPAP; translated from the coding sequence ATGAACGAGCGGAGTCTTGCGGACGACCAGGGCAAAGCCACGGGCCTGGTTGAAGCAGGGCGACAGTTGGCCGAGGCACGGGCTGCTGCGGGCCTGAGCCAGAACCAGCTCGCCAGCCAGTTGCACATGGGCGAGGAGCAATTGGCTGCACTGGAACGGGGCGATCAAGCCGAACTGCCTGAACCCGTGTTCATCAAGGCCATGGTGCGCCGGATCAGTTCGCATCTGGGTTTGGATGCTGACGCCATGGTTCAAACCCTCGGCCCCCTCACCACCAGACCGCCCAAACGGGCGACTCCCGGGGCAACACCACGAGGCATCGCTCCTCAGAACCAGAGAACATTCAATCCACTTCCCCTCGTGGCCCTCGCCGGGCTTGCTGGCCTTGGCTTTGTTGTGTGGAGCAACGCCTCCGAGTTGACGCGCTTCGCCCAGGGGTTGAAGCCTGCCAATCCAACCCTTGAGCCAAGCGAAACCGATCTGGAGGTGACCAAGGTTGCAGATGAGCGCGATGCCCTCATCGTTCCAGCGCCACCAACGGCCGACCTGGGCCTCACGATCAGCAGCAGCGAACCCAGCTGGATCGCCCTACGGCGGGAGGGAATTGTGGAATTCGAAGGGCTGCTGAACGGTGAGCGCAGGATTGACAATCCCGACCTGGTGGAGATCTACGCCGGCCGGCCTGATCTGGTGCAGCTCAGTTCTCCCGACGCCGAGACACGCACCCTTGGCGCTGTGGATGACATCCGCTGGATCCCGCTCAGCCCTGCACCCTGA
- the cobM gene encoding precorrin-4 C(11)-methyltransferase, giving the protein MSHVVSFVGAGPGAPDLLTLRAADRLNKADVLIWTDSLVCPAIADLAPADCERIRTSTTTLEELIPLLIDRQRQGKRVVRLHDGDTALYSAINEQICALSDADIPVEVIPGISAYQAAAAGLASELTLPGVVQTIVLSRAGGRTGVPEREQLDRLAALRASLCIYLSARHVEEVQTTLLEHYPADTPVAIGHRVSWPDQMLTVVPLREMAAVSRERNLIRTTLYVVSPALAGGTQRSRLYSPDHDHLFRPKPQ; this is encoded by the coding sequence TTGAGTCACGTTGTCAGTTTCGTCGGCGCAGGCCCCGGTGCTCCAGACCTGCTCACCCTTCGCGCGGCTGACCGTCTGAACAAAGCCGACGTGCTGATCTGGACGGATTCCCTGGTCTGCCCAGCCATCGCCGATCTGGCGCCGGCGGATTGCGAACGCATCCGCACCAGCACGACCACGCTCGAAGAGCTGATCCCGCTGCTCATCGACCGGCAGCGCCAGGGCAAACGGGTGGTGCGGCTTCACGATGGAGACACGGCGCTCTACAGCGCCATCAACGAGCAGATCTGCGCCCTGAGCGACGCCGACATCCCTGTGGAAGTGATTCCCGGGATCAGCGCCTACCAAGCGGCAGCCGCCGGACTCGCCAGCGAACTCACCCTTCCAGGCGTGGTGCAAACCATTGTTCTCAGTCGCGCTGGGGGTCGCACCGGCGTGCCGGAACGGGAACAGCTGGATCGGCTGGCCGCCCTGCGCGCCAGCCTTTGCATCTATTTGAGTGCACGACACGTTGAAGAGGTGCAAACCACCCTTCTGGAGCACTACCCCGCCGACACGCCCGTGGCCATCGGACATCGGGTGAGCTGGCCTGATCAGATGCTCACCGTGGTCCCTCTCAGGGAGATGGCTGCGGTGAGTCGGGAACGCAATCTGATTCGCACAACGCTTTATGTGGTGAGTCCTGCGCTTGCCGGTGGTACCCAGCGCTCACGGCTTTACTCGCCTGACCACGACCACCTGTTCCGTCCGAAACCCCAATAG
- the lgt gene encoding prolipoprotein diacylglyceryl transferase, protein MAVEALFPLATFQSPGEFLPHTQNWFLPLRWYGLLIATAVLIGLNLSSRLAKLRQLENGLVSDLLPVLVLFAVIGARIYYVAFEWHNYASNPLKALAIWEGGIAIHGALLAGTITLILFCRWRQQPFWDVLDVLVPSVALGQAIGRWGNFFNSEAFGVPTDLPWKLFIPAQSRPVMYSTSEFFHPTFLYESIWNLLLFGLLMLLFRRGLKAPGMLPSGAMSCVYLVGYSLGRVWIEGLRIDPLCIGSLPPACDGGIRIAQLMSCTLVALGVLGLWWLYQRKRPLPDPSGQRS, encoded by the coding sequence ATGGCTGTTGAAGCCCTGTTTCCCCTGGCGACCTTCCAGTCGCCAGGGGAATTTTTGCCTCACACCCAAAACTGGTTCCTTCCCCTGCGTTGGTACGGGCTGCTGATTGCAACAGCCGTCTTGATTGGACTGAACCTCTCCAGCCGACTGGCCAAGCTTCGACAGCTGGAGAACGGCCTGGTCAGCGATCTCCTGCCCGTGCTCGTGCTGTTTGCCGTGATCGGAGCACGGATTTACTACGTGGCCTTCGAGTGGCACAACTACGCCTCCAACCCGCTCAAGGCCCTGGCCATCTGGGAAGGAGGGATCGCCATCCACGGTGCTTTGCTGGCGGGAACAATCACGCTGATCCTGTTCTGCCGCTGGCGCCAGCAACCCTTCTGGGATGTGCTGGATGTGTTGGTTCCCTCCGTGGCCTTGGGACAGGCCATCGGTCGCTGGGGGAATTTCTTCAATTCCGAGGCCTTCGGGGTTCCAACTGACCTGCCGTGGAAGCTGTTCATCCCGGCGCAGAGCCGCCCTGTGATGTACAGCACGTCGGAATTTTTCCACCCGACGTTCCTCTACGAATCGATCTGGAACCTGCTGCTCTTCGGACTGTTGATGCTGCTCTTTCGCCGCGGACTCAAAGCTCCTGGGATGCTCCCATCGGGCGCCATGAGTTGTGTGTACTTGGTGGGCTACAGCCTTGGCCGTGTCTGGATCGAAGGTCTGCGCATTGATCCTCTCTGCATCGGTTCGCTTCCACCGGCTTGCGACGGGGGAATCCGCATCGCCCAATTGATGAGTTGCACCCTGGTCGCGCTCGGCGTACTGGGCCTTTGGTGGCTATATCAACGGAAGCGACCCCTTCCTGATCCATCAGGCCAACGCAGTTGA
- the petA gene encoding cytochrome f, with protein sequence MRRHLSLFLGSLVIGLALLIAPAASWAYPFWAQQNYDSPREATGKIVCANCHLAKKLTQAEVPQSVLPDSVFTASVKVPYEKGLQEIGADGSDVGLQVGAVVMLPDGFTLAPQDRWTDEIKEETEGVYFTQYSDDQPNILLVGPIPGDEHQEIVFPVLSPDPATDSNIHFGKYQIHVGGNRGRGQVYPTGEKSNNTVYTAPASGTIASIEPGDNGSSVVNINSADGSSVSETIPVGPEVLVSVGDSIEAGAALTNDPNVGGFGQVDAEIVLQNPVRIYGLLAFFAAVALAQIMLVLKKKQIEKVQAAEGNF encoded by the coding sequence ATGCGTCGTCACCTCTCGCTTTTCCTTGGATCGCTGGTCATCGGACTGGCTCTGCTGATCGCTCCGGCTGCCAGCTGGGCATATCCCTTCTGGGCTCAACAGAACTACGACAGCCCCAGGGAAGCTACCGGCAAGATTGTTTGCGCCAACTGCCACCTGGCCAAAAAGCTGACCCAGGCTGAAGTGCCCCAATCGGTCCTCCCCGACAGCGTCTTCACCGCCAGCGTCAAGGTTCCTTACGAAAAGGGCCTGCAGGAAATCGGTGCGGACGGCAGCGATGTGGGCCTGCAGGTGGGCGCCGTTGTGATGCTTCCTGATGGCTTCACCCTGGCTCCTCAGGACCGCTGGACCGACGAGATCAAGGAAGAAACAGAAGGTGTCTATTTCACCCAGTACAGCGACGACCAGCCCAACATCCTGCTGGTGGGACCGATTCCTGGTGATGAGCACCAAGAGATCGTCTTCCCTGTGCTGTCTCCTGATCCCGCCACCGACAGCAACATCCACTTCGGCAAGTACCAAATCCACGTGGGTGGCAACCGCGGCCGTGGCCAGGTGTATCCCACCGGTGAGAAGAGCAACAACACCGTCTACACGGCTCCTGCCAGCGGCACCATTGCCTCCATCGAACCCGGCGACAACGGCTCCAGCGTGGTCAACATCAATTCTGCTGACGGCAGCAGCGTGAGCGAGACCATTCCTGTTGGTCCTGAAGTTCTGGTCAGCGTTGGTGACAGCATCGAAGCCGGTGCTGCCCTGACCAACGACCCCAATGTGGGCGGCTTCGGCCAGGTGGACGCAGAGATTGTTCTGCAGAACCCCGTTCGGATCTACGGCCTGCTCGCCTTCTTCGCGGCGGTGGCTCTGGCTCAGATCATGCTGGTGCTGAAGAAGAAGCAGATCGAAAAGGTTCAGGCCGCTGAAGGCAACTTCTGA
- the petC gene encoding cytochrome b6-f complex iron-sulfur subunit — translation MTQLSSSDVPGMGRRQFMNLLTFGSVTGVALGALYPVANYFIPPKAAGSGGGTSAKDELGNPITASGWLSSHPEGDRSLVQGLKGDPTYLIVEGEDAIGSYGINAICTHLGCVVPWNSGANKFMCPCHGSQYDATGKVVRGPAPLSLALANVSVENDNVFVSQWTETDFRTGDKPWWA, via the coding sequence ATGACCCAACTCTCCTCGAGCGATGTGCCCGGAATGGGTCGTCGGCAGTTCATGAATCTGCTGACGTTCGGCTCCGTCACCGGTGTGGCCCTGGGAGCCCTCTACCCGGTGGCGAATTACTTCATCCCCCCCAAGGCCGCTGGCAGTGGCGGTGGCACCAGCGCCAAGGATGAGCTGGGCAACCCGATCACAGCCAGCGGCTGGCTCTCCAGCCACCCCGAGGGCGATCGCAGCCTGGTGCAGGGCCTCAAAGGCGATCCCACCTATTTGATCGTTGAAGGCGAAGACGCCATCGGCAGCTACGGCATCAACGCCATCTGCACCCACCTCGGTTGCGTTGTTCCCTGGAACAGCGGCGCCAACAAGTTCATGTGCCCCTGTCACGGCAGTCAGTACGACGCCACCGGCAAAGTGGTTCGTGGCCCTGCCCCTCTCTCCCTGGCCCTGGCGAACGTCAGCGTGGAGAACGACAACGTGTTCGTGAGCCAGTGGACCGAGACCGACTTCCGAACTGGTGATAAGCCCTGGTGGGCCTGA
- a CDS encoding DUF3067 family protein produces the protein MPVKLCNDRRLPAPAAPASVLDIANAVPEPPLSVDEVMACLRQRWRATYDLQLVVRRRRLYLQVMWAYLEQQSFPMDLEAYRQHLGEVLDVVNRLGLAGEVRQWLGSTRDKPRLGKALSLPLEATGPEAETLIKEFLV, from the coding sequence GTGCCTGTCAAGCTTTGCAACGACAGGCGTCTACCTGCCCCTGCCGCCCCTGCTTCTGTGCTTGATATCGCCAACGCCGTGCCCGAGCCGCCGCTCAGTGTTGACGAGGTGATGGCCTGTCTACGCCAGCGCTGGCGGGCGACTTACGACCTTCAGCTGGTGGTTCGACGCCGTCGTTTGTACCTCCAGGTGATGTGGGCCTATCTCGAGCAACAGTCGTTCCCGATGGACCTTGAGGCCTATCGGCAGCATCTCGGTGAGGTGCTGGATGTTGTGAATCGTCTTGGTTTGGCGGGTGAGGTGCGCCAATGGCTCGGTTCCACCCGTGACAAACCCCGTCTTGGTAAGGCGTTGAGTCTTCCGCTGGAGGCGACAGGGCCGGAGGCGGAAACGCTGATCAAGGAGTTTCTGGTCTGA
- the tatC gene encoding twin-arginine translocase subunit TatC, with protein MPLVDHLEELRQRVLRSLLAVVVAALTCLLGVKPLVRLLEAPASGIHFLQLAPGEFLFVSLKVAGYAGLTLALPYVLFQILAFVLPGLTIRERRLIAPAVAGSAVLFMAGLAFAWWALVPAALRFLVSYGADVVEPLWSIERYLDFVLLLMLATGLAFQLPVLQLLLGALGLVRWRPMLGAWRWVVLGSALAGAVLTPSTDPITMLLLAGAITALFLIGVGLVALTESFRPETP; from the coding sequence ATGCCTCTGGTGGATCACCTTGAGGAACTGCGTCAACGGGTTCTGCGCAGCTTGCTGGCCGTTGTTGTTGCAGCGCTGACCTGCCTGCTGGGGGTTAAACCTCTGGTGCGCCTGCTGGAAGCGCCAGCCAGCGGAATTCATTTCCTTCAACTGGCACCGGGAGAGTTTTTATTCGTCTCGCTGAAGGTAGCCGGCTACGCCGGCCTCACCCTGGCCCTGCCCTATGTGCTGTTTCAGATCCTGGCCTTTGTGCTGCCGGGCCTGACGATCCGCGAACGACGCCTGATTGCCCCTGCCGTCGCCGGCTCCGCTGTTCTGTTCATGGCGGGCCTGGCCTTTGCCTGGTGGGCCCTGGTGCCCGCCGCCCTTCGTTTTCTGGTGAGCTACGGCGCCGATGTGGTGGAGCCGCTCTGGTCGATCGAGCGTTATCTGGATTTTGTTCTGCTGCTGATGCTGGCCACCGGGCTGGCGTTTCAGCTCCCTGTTCTGCAACTGCTCCTCGGGGCCCTGGGGCTGGTGCGCTGGCGGCCGATGCTTGGGGCCTGGCGCTGGGTTGTGCTGGGTTCAGCCCTGGCTGGAGCTGTACTTACGCCATCCACCGATCCGATCACGATGCTGCTGCTGGCTGGAGCGATCACGGCACTGTTCCTGATCGGCGTCGGCCTGGTGGCCCTGACCGAATCCTTCAGACCAGAAACTCCTTGA